A window from Streptomyces sp. NBC_00271 encodes these proteins:
- the glyA gene encoding serine hydroxymethyltransferase, whose product MSLLNTPLHELDPDVAAAVDAELHRQQSTLEMIASENFAPVAVMEAQGSVLTNKYAEGYPGRRYYGGCEHVDVVEQIAIDRVKALFGAEHANVQPHSGAQANAAAMFALLKPGDTIMGLNLAHGGHLTHGMKINFSGKLYNVVAYHVNDETGQVDMDEVERLAKESRPQLIVAGWSAYPRQLDFAAFRRIADEVGAYLMVDMAHFAGLVAAGLHPNPVPHAHVVTTTTHKTLGGPRGGVILSTAELAKKINSAVFPGQQGGPLEHVIAAKAVSFKVAASDDFKERQQRTLDGARILAERLVQDDVKAVGVDVLSGGTDVHLVLVDLRNSELDGQQAEDRLHEVGITVNRNAIPNDPRPPMVTSGLRIGTPALATRGFQAEDFTEVADIIAETLKAPSPFGAADAESLKSRVSALADKHPLYPGLK is encoded by the coding sequence ATGTCGCTTCTGAACACGCCCCTGCACGAGCTGGACCCGGACGTCGCCGCCGCCGTCGACGCCGAGCTGCACCGCCAGCAGTCCACCCTGGAGATGATCGCCTCGGAGAACTTCGCTCCGGTCGCGGTCATGGAGGCCCAGGGCTCGGTCCTGACCAACAAGTACGCCGAGGGCTACCCGGGCCGCCGCTACTACGGCGGCTGCGAGCACGTCGACGTCGTCGAGCAGATCGCCATCGACCGCGTCAAGGCGCTCTTCGGCGCCGAGCACGCGAACGTGCAGCCCCACTCGGGCGCCCAGGCCAACGCGGCGGCCATGTTCGCGCTGCTGAAGCCGGGCGACACGATCATGGGTCTGAACCTCGCGCACGGCGGGCACCTCACCCACGGCATGAAGATCAACTTCTCCGGCAAGCTGTACAACGTGGTCGCGTACCACGTGAACGACGAGACCGGTCAGGTCGACATGGACGAGGTCGAGCGCCTCGCCAAGGAGTCCAGGCCGCAGCTGATCGTGGCGGGCTGGTCGGCCTACCCGCGTCAGCTGGACTTCGCCGCGTTCCGCCGGATCGCGGACGAGGTCGGCGCGTACCTGATGGTCGACATGGCGCACTTCGCGGGTCTCGTGGCCGCGGGCCTGCACCCGAACCCGGTGCCGCACGCCCACGTGGTCACGACCACGACCCACAAGACGCTGGGCGGCCCGCGCGGTGGCGTGATCCTGTCCACCGCCGAGCTGGCGAAGAAGATCAACTCCGCGGTCTTCCCCGGCCAGCAGGGCGGTCCGCTGGAGCACGTGATCGCCGCGAAGGCCGTCTCCTTCAAGGTCGCCGCCTCCGACGACTTCAAGGAGCGCCAGCAGCGCACGCTGGACGGCGCGCGGATCCTGGCCGAGCGCCTGGTCCAGGACGACGTCAAGGCCGTGGGCGTGGACGTCCTGTCCGGCGGCACGGACGTGCACCTGGTCCTGGTCGACCTGCGCAACTCCGAGCTGGACGGTCAGCAGGCCGAGGACCGTCTCCACGAGGTCGGCATCACGGTCAACCGGAACGCCATCCCGAACGACCCGCGGCCCCCGATGGTCACGTCCGGCCTGCGCATCGGCACGCCCGCCCTCGCCACCCGCGGCTTCCAGGCCGAGGACTTCACCGAGGTCGCGGACATCATCGCCGAGACGCTGAAGGCGCCCTCTCCCTTCGGGGCGGCCGACGCGGAGTCCCTCAAGTCCCGGGTCTCCGCCCTGGCCGACAAGCACCCGCTGTACCCCGGCCTGAAGTAG
- the gcvH gene encoding glycine cleavage system protein GcvH has protein sequence MSNPQQLRYSKEHEWLSVAEDGVSTVGITEFAANALGDVVYAQLPAVGDTVTAGETCGELESTKSVSDLYAPVTGEVVEANQDVVDDPSLVNSAPFEGGWLFKVRVTDEPADLLSADEYTEFSGS, from the coding sequence ATGAGCAACCCCCAGCAGCTGCGCTACAGCAAGGAGCACGAGTGGCTGTCGGTCGCCGAGGACGGCGTCTCGACAGTCGGCATCACCGAGTTCGCGGCCAACGCGCTCGGCGATGTCGTCTACGCCCAGCTTCCCGCGGTCGGTGACACGGTGACCGCGGGCGAGACCTGCGGCGAGCTGGAGTCGACCAAGTCGGTCAGCGATCTGTACGCGCCGGTCACCGGCGAGGTCGTGGAGGCCAACCAGGACGTGGTCGACGACCCGTCGCTGGTGAACTCCGCCCCCTTCGAGGGCGGCTGGCTGTTCAAGGTACGCGTCACGGACGAGCCGGCCGACCTGCTCTCCGCCGACGAGTACACCGAGTTCTCCGGCTCCTAA
- the gcvT gene encoding glycine cleavage system aminomethyltransferase GcvT: protein MSSNAPRLTALDAVHRSLGATMTDFAGWDMPLRYGSERDEHLAVRTRAGLFDLSHMGEITVTGPQAAALLNHALVGNIASVGVGRARYTMICREDGGILDDLIVYRLAENEYMVVANASNAQVVLDALTERAAGFDALVRDDRDAYALIAVQGPESPGILKSLTDADLDGLKYYAGLPGTVAGVPALIARTGYTGEDGFELFVAPSDAEKLWQALTDAGAPVGLVPCGLSCRDTLRLEAGMPLYGHELTTSLTPFDAGLGRVVKFEKEGDFVGRAALQEAATRAEENPPRVLVGLVAEGRRVPRAGYPVVADGKVIGEVTSGAPSPTLGKPIAMAYVDAAHAAPGTAGVGVDIRGSHEPYEVVALPFYKRQK from the coding sequence ATGAGCAGTAACGCACCCCGTCTCACCGCGCTCGATGCCGTGCATCGCTCGCTCGGCGCGACGATGACCGACTTCGCGGGCTGGGACATGCCCCTGCGCTACGGCTCCGAGCGCGACGAGCACCTCGCCGTGCGCACCCGGGCCGGTCTCTTCGACCTGTCGCACATGGGCGAGATCACGGTCACCGGACCGCAGGCCGCCGCCCTGCTCAACCACGCGCTGGTCGGCAACATCGCCTCCGTCGGCGTCGGCCGCGCCCGCTACACGATGATCTGCCGGGAGGACGGCGGCATCCTGGACGACCTGATCGTCTACCGGCTGGCCGAGAACGAGTACATGGTCGTCGCGAACGCCTCCAACGCCCAGGTGGTGCTGGACGCGCTGACCGAGCGCGCCGCCGGCTTCGACGCCCTCGTGCGCGACGACCGCGACGCGTACGCGCTGATCGCCGTGCAGGGCCCCGAGTCCCCCGGCATCCTCAAGTCGCTCACCGACGCCGACCTGGACGGGCTGAAGTACTACGCGGGCCTGCCGGGCACCGTCGCGGGCGTCCCGGCGCTGATCGCCCGCACGGGCTACACGGGCGAGGACGGCTTCGAGCTGTTCGTGGCCCCGTCCGACGCCGAGAAGCTGTGGCAGGCGCTGACGGACGCGGGCGCGCCCGTCGGGCTCGTCCCCTGCGGCCTCTCCTGCCGCGACACGCTGCGCCTGGAGGCGGGCATGCCGCTGTACGGGCATGAGCTGACCACCTCGCTCACCCCCTTCGACGCGGGGCTCGGTCGCGTCGTGAAGTTCGAGAAGGAGGGGGACTTCGTGGGGCGTGCCGCGCTCCAGGAGGCCGCCACCCGCGCCGAGGAGAACCCCCCGCGGGTACTCGTCGGGCTTGTCGCCGAGGGCCGCCGCGTGCCGCGCGCCGGATACCCGGTCGTCGCCGACGGCAAGGTGATCGGCGAGGTCACCTCCGGCGCGCCCTCCCCGACGCTGGGCAAGCCGATCGCGATGGCGTACGTCGACGCCGCGCACGCCGCTCCGGGCACGGCCGGGGTCGGCGTGGACATCCGGGGCAGCCATGAGCCGTACGAGGTCGTGGCGCTGCCGTTCTACAAGCGCCAGAAGTAG
- a CDS encoding AAA family ATPase, giving the protein MTVNRTTAYATTSGLALPEQPGVPAGTRETCGALPTAVVRDLRARAGHSPHGLHFAAADVVVVTGLPGSGKSTLMRRAVEGPRIDSQDTRDRWDERTGGRLPYAVYRPLVRLAHYAGLRRALRSGAGLVVHDCGSQAWVRGWLAREARRRGGTLHLLLLDVTPGTALEGQRERGRGVSRYAFARHRGAVARLLRSVERGDLPEGCGSAVLLDRDAADVLRRIGFGD; this is encoded by the coding sequence ATCACGGTGAACAGGACCACGGCGTACGCCACGACCTCGGGCCTCGCGCTGCCCGAGCAGCCCGGTGTCCCGGCAGGGACCCGGGAGACGTGCGGAGCGCTGCCGACGGCCGTCGTCCGCGACCTCAGAGCGCGCGCGGGACACTCTCCGCACGGTCTGCACTTCGCGGCGGCCGACGTCGTCGTGGTCACCGGGTTGCCGGGCAGCGGCAAGTCGACCCTGATGCGCCGCGCCGTCGAGGGCCCGCGCATCGACTCCCAGGACACCCGGGACCGCTGGGACGAGCGGACGGGCGGCCGGCTGCCGTACGCCGTCTACCGGCCCCTCGTCCGCCTCGCGCACTACGCGGGCCTGCGTCGCGCCCTGCGCTCCGGCGCAGGGCTCGTCGTGCACGACTGCGGTTCGCAGGCCTGGGTGCGCGGCTGGCTCGCCCGCGAGGCCCGGCGCCGCGGCGGCACCCTCCACCTGCTGCTGCTCGACGTCACGCCCGGCACGGCGCTGGAGGGCCAGCGCGAGCGCGGCCGGGGCGTGTCGCGGTACGCGTTCGCCCGTCACCGGGGCGCGGTCGCCCGGCTGCTGCGCTCCGTCGAGCGGGGCGACCTGCCGGAGGGCTGCGGCTCGGCGGTGCTCCTCGACCGGGACGCGGCGGACGTACTGCGGCGGATCGGCTTCGGTGACTGA